CGACGCCCGGCGAAGTCGTGGTGCCCCTGGCCCGCGAGGAGGCCCATCCTCACGTGGTGGTGCGCGAGGCGGGACAGGTGCGCATCCACAAGGTGGTGCGGACGGAGGTGCGGCACTTCTCCGTGCCCGTGCGCCGCGAGGAGCTGGTGGTGGAGCGGGTGTCCGAACAGACCGTGGACGCCGAGGGCCCGCCGGCGCCGGAGGCCGTGGCCTCTGCCCGGCCGGTGCTGGAGGGGCTGGTCCCCTTCGAGGCGGGCACCTTCGTCATCCCCCTGCACGAGGAGCGGGTGGAGGTCACCCGGTCCGTGCATGTCTGGCAGGAGGTTGCGGTTTCCCGGTACACCGACGAGGTGCTCCGGCAGGTTCACGCCACCGTTCGGAAAGAGACGGCGGAGGTAGAGGAGCGGGGCGAGGTGCTCCACGACGGCCCGTTGGACGGGCTGCACTCCTGACTGACGCGCCGCACAGGGGGTGTGTGACGGGGGCTCGGGACGGCTGCACGCTTGACCCATGGAGAGGTGTCCCCTAGAAAACCAGGGCTTTGCCGTGTCAGTTTCCGAGAAGGGAAGCCCTGCATGCGACGACTTGCCCCGATGCTCCTCGCCGCGCTCGCCGTCATGGTGGCCGCTTGCGAGAAGAAGACGCAGCCAGCTCCTTCGGGTGAAGGAGGTACTCAGGCCGCGCAGGGGCAGGGGGCGGCGCCCGGGGGCGCTCCGGTGGACGCGAACACCATCCTGCTGGGGCAGGTGGGCTCGCTCACCGGTGGCCAGGCCACCTTCGGCATCTCCACGCGCAACGGCATCGAGCTGGCCCTCAAGGAGGCCAATGCCGCGGGCGGGGTGAAGGGCAAGAAGCTGTCCATCCGCGTCTACGACAACCAGAGCAAGCCCGAGGAGGCCGCCCAGGCCGCCACGCGCCTGATTACGCAGGACAAGGTCGTGCTCATCCTCGGTGACGTGGCGTCGTCCAACTCGCTGGCCATGGCGGAGAAGGCGCAGGCGGCGGGCGTGCCGATGATTACGCCGTCCTCCACCAACCCCACCGTCACCGACAAGGGCGACTACATCTTCCGCGTGTGCTTCATCGACCCGTTCCAGGGCTTCGTGATGGCGAAGTTCGCGCGGGAGAACCTGAAGCTGAACACGGTGGCGGTGCTCCAGGACAACAAGAGCGCGTACTCCATTGGCCTGGCGGACGTCTTCAGGCGCAAGTTCACGGAGATGGGCGGCAAGGTGACGGCCGTGGAGAGCTACAGCCAGGGCGACACGGATTACCGCGCCCAGCTCACCGCCATCCGCAAGTCGCAGCCGGAAGGCATCTACGTGCCGGGCTACTACAGCGAGGTGGGCATCATCGCCCGCCAGGCGCGCGAGGTGGGCCTCAAGGTCCCGCTGATGGGCGGCGACGGCTGGGACTCCGAGAAGCTCTTCGAGCTGGGCGGCAGCGCCATCGAGGGCAGCTACTTCTCCAACCACTACTCGCCGGACAACCCGGATCCGCGCGTGCAGAAGTTCATCGCGGACTACAAGGCCGCGTACGGCGCGGTGCCGGACGCCCTGGCCGCGCTGGGCTACGATTCGGCCCGCGTGGCGGTGGACGCCCTGGAGCGCGCCAAGGACCTGAGCGGCCCGTCCGTGCGTGACGCCATTGCCCAGACGAAGGACTTCCCGGGCGTGGCGGGCACCGTGACACTGGATGCCCAGCGCAACGCCGTGAAGTCCGCCGTCGTCCTCAAGGTCGAGGATGGCAAGACGCAGTACGTCACGACCATCAATCCCTAATGGCGCAGCTCCTCCAGCACCTCATCAACGGCCTGGCCGCCGGCACCATCTACGCGCTCGTCGCGCTGGGCTACACGATGGTGTACGGCGTCCTGAAGCTCATCAACTTCGCCCACGGCGACGTCATGATGGTCGGCGTCTACATGGGCTACGCCACCGCGTTCGCGCTCGGGCGCGACATGCGCAGCTCCCTGCTGGGCGTGGCCGTCGTGTTCGCGGTGGCCATGCTGGGCTGCGCGCTGCTCGGGTTCCTCATCGAGCGCTTCGCGTACCGCCCCCTGCGGGAGAAGCCGCGCCTCACCGCGCTCATCACCGCCATCGGCATCTCCTTCGCGCTGTCCTACGGCTTCCAACTGGACCTCGGCTTCCTGCCGGGCGCGGCGCCGCGGGCCTTCCCGGAGGTCATCGAGCCGGTGGAGTGGCTCGTCATCGGTGACCGGGACGTGGTGGTGTGGAACTGGCAGGTCATCAGCTTCGGCATCGCCGTGGCGCTGATGGTGGGCCTGCAGTACCTGGTGTTCCGCACGCGCTTCGGCCGGGCCATGCGCGCGGTGTCCTGGGACCACCGCGTGGCGGCGCTGATGGGCATTCCTACTGACCGCGTCATCGCGCTGACGTTCATGCTGAGCAGCGCGCTGGCGGCGGGCGCCGGCCTGCTCTACGCCATCAAGGACACGTCGGTGAGCCCGCTGATGGGCCTGTACGTGGGCCTCAAGGCCTTCGTGGCGGCGGTGATTGGTGGCATCGGCCACGTGCCGGGCGCCGTGGTGGGCGGCCTGGTGCTGGGCCTGGTGGAGGAGTTCGTGGTGGGCTACGCGGCCAGCACCTGGCGTGACGCGGTGGCCTTCGGCTTCCTCATCCTGGTGCTGCTGGTGAAGCCGGGCGGTCTCTTCGGCCGCGTCGCCGCGGAGAAGGTCTGATGGAGACTCCGGCGATTCCCGCCCCCGAGGCCCGCTCCGCCGTCCCCGCGTCGCTGCGCGGCCTGCTGCCCGTGCTGCTGGCGCTGCCGGTGCTGGCGCTGTTCCAGTGGCTGATGAGCGACGCGCCCTTCGCCTCCTACCTGCTGTCGGTGGTGGGGGTGAACATCATCCTCGCGGTCAGCCTCAACATCGTGAACGGGATGACGGGGCAGTTCTCCATCGGCCATGCGGGCTTCATGGCGGTGGGGGCCTACATCTCCGGCGTCCTGTCGCTGAACCTCAAGGACGTAGCGCTCTCCTTCCTGCCAGTGGCGGTCAGCGACCAGGTGTTCTTCGTCGCGTCGCTGCTGGTGGGCGGCCTGGCGGCGGCGCTGTGCGGCTTCCTGGTGGGCCTGCCCTCGCTGCGGCTGCGCGGGGACTACCTGGCCATCGTCACGCTGGGCTTCGGCGAAATCATCCGCGTGGTGGTGCAGAACACGGACGCGTTCGGCCGGGCGCTGGGCCTGTCCGGCATCCCCCAGACGTCATCGCCGGCCATGGTGTACTTCTTCGTGTTCCTCACGGTGCTGGTGGCCCGGCGCATCACCGGCTCCAGCCACGGCCGCAGCCTGTGGGCCATCCGCGAGGACGAGGTGGCCGCCGAGGCCATGGGCGTGGACACCACGGGCTACAAGGTCCGCGCCTTCGTCATCTCGTCGTTCTTCGCGGGCATCGCCGGCGCGCTGTTCGCGCACTTCGTGCCCATCATCAACCCCGGCTCCTTCACCTTCGTGAAGTCGATGGAAATCGTCGTCATGGTGGTGCTGGGCGGCCTGGGCTCCACGACGGGCGCCATCGTCGCGGCCACGTTCCTCACGCTGCTGCCCGAAGGCATGCGCTCGCTGTTCACCCTGCTGGGGGCCGAAGGCAGCCTGGCGCAGAAGGTGGACCAGATTCGCATGCCCGTGTACGGCCTGCTGCTGGTGGCGCTGATGCTGGCGCGGCCCCAGGGCCTGTTCGGGACGAAGGAGATCTGGGACGTGCTGCCGCGGTGGATTCCGCGCAAGCGCAGGGGGCTGGCGTGAGCGCGGCCGTGCAGGAGACGAAGGCGGAGGCCGGAGCGCCATTGCTCCAGGCGGACGGGGTGAGCATCCAGTTCGGCGGCCTCAAGGCGCTGACGGACTTCAACCTCTCCGTGCGGCAGGGCGACCTGCAGGGGCTCATCGGCCCCAACGGCGCCGGCAAGTCCACGGCGTTCAACGTGTTGACCGGCGTGTACCAGCCCACCCAGGGCGAGGTCCGCGTGGGCGGGCAGCGGGTGAACGGGTGGCTGCCGCATCAAATCAACCACCTGGGGCTGGCGCGCACCTTCCAGAACATCCGTCTGTTCCGCGCGCTCACCGCGCTGGACAACGTGAAGGTGGCGTGCCGGGCGCAGGGCGCGCTGCACCCCGAAGGCGTGGGGTTGGGCGCGAAGATGAAGGGCGCCTTCATCAACTACCGCGACTGGTGGCGCGCGCTGCTGCTGACGCCGCGCTTCCAGCAGGAGGAGCGGGAGTTGACGCAGCAGGCGGAGCACCTGCTGGAGGTCATGGGCCTGTCGCACCGCCGCGACGAGGAGGCTCGCAACCTGCCTTACGGTGAGCAGCGCCGGCTGGAAATCGCGCGCGCGCTGGGCACGCAGCCCAAGGTGCTGCTGCTGGACGAGCCCGCGGCGGGCATGAACACCCGTGAGAAGGCGGACCTGATGGTGCTCATCCGCAAGCTCCGGGACGACTTCAAGCTGGGGGTGCTCGTCATCGAGCACGACATGAAGCTGGTCATGGGCATCTGCGAATGCATCACCGTGCTGGACCACGGCGAGACGATTGCCCGGGGCGCGCCGGCGCAGGTGCGCAGTGACCGGAAGGTCATCGAGGCGTACCTGGGCGACAGCTATCTGGAGAGCCAGGGAGGGGCGGCGTGAGCGACGCGCAGGTGAAGACGCTGGGGGAGCGCCAGGCCTTCCCGCCGCTGCTGTCGGTGGACGGCATCAAGGTGCACTACGGCGCCATCCAGGCGCTCAAGGGTGTGTCGCTGACGGTGGGCAAGGGCGAGGTGGTGGCCCTCATCGGCGCCAACGGGGCGGGCAAGACGAGCACCCTGCGCGCGGTGAGCGGCATGCTCAAGCCCAGCGCTGGACGCATCCAGTTCAACGGGCACGACACCACGGCCATGAAGGCGCACCAGCTGGTGCCGCGTGGCATGGCGCACGCGCCGGAAGGCCGGGGCGTGTTCCCCAACATGTCCGTCCAGGAGAACCTGGAGCTGGGCGCGTACCTGCGCACGGACACCTCCGGCATCCAGCAGGACCTGGAGAAGAGCTTCACGCTCTTCCCGGTGCTCAAGGAGCGCCGCAAGCAGATGGCCGGGACGCTGTCGGGCGGCGAGCAGCAGATGCTGGCCATTGCTCGCGCGCTGTTGAGCAAACCGCAGCTGCTGCTGTTGGATGAGCCTTCGCTGGGGCTGGCGCCGCAGGTGACGGAGGCCATCTTCCGCACCCTGCGCGAGGTGAATGCCACGGGCGTGAGCGTGCTGTTGGTGGAGCAGAACGCCCACCTGGCGCTCAACGCCGCGCACTACGGCTATGTGTTGGAGACGGGCGAGGTCGTGATGGCGGGGCCGGGCAAGGCGCTCCTGGAGAGCGCGGAGGTCCGGCGTGCGTATCTCGGCGAGTAGTGGAGGGTGCTACGTCCTCTCTCCGACGCTCCGGTAGAGTCCGGCGCGCAATGAAACTGGCTCCCCTCCCAAAGTCGGGTAGTCAGCAACCAGGAAGTTCGTCTAGCGTCCGTCGACGCACTGCGTTCAACCACACTCAGGAAGTGTGCCCATGTCCCCGTTGTCCCGCCTTGTCGCCAGCCTCGCCACCCTGTCGCTGATTGCCGCCGCGTGCGCCGGTCAGCAGAAGCCCGATAACCGGGAAGCCACCTCGACCATCGAGGAGGTCGCCAACGAGGGTGGAGAGGAGACCCCCGCCGTCGCGTTCAACGTCCTGGAGGCCCCCGAGGGCTTCACCGTGAAGCTGCCGGGGCCCCCGCCGCAGGCGCAGCGCAGCGAGGCCGCCCTGCCGAAGCGGACGGACAAGGCCACGCTCGTCACGTACGCGGCCAATGAGGGCGGTGTCAGCTACATCGTCAACGCGGTGGACTACCCGGAGGCGTTCGTCGCCACGGTGCCCGCCGAGGCGCTCATCAACGGCGGCATCCAGGGCATCGCCGGGCAGGTGGGGGGCGAGCTGAAGAGCTCCGAGGACATCACCCTGGATGGCTACCCGGGCAAGGCGTACATGCTGGCGTCGCCCAGCGGCGAGGTGAAGGGCCGCAGCTTCCTGGTGGGGCCGCGCGTCTACAACCTCATCACCGTCTACAACGCGGGCATCGGCGCGCCGGGCGCGGACGAGTTCCTCACCTCGCTCACGCTGGTGAACCCGCCGCCGAAGATTGAGCTCCCGGAGCCCGACGCGGGCACGGACGCCGGGACGGCCGATGCGGCCGACGGCACCGGGGCCGCCGTGGAGGGTGGCGAGGACGCCGGGAGCGCGCCGGACGCGGGCGCCCGTCGCCGCCGCGCCAAGTAGTCCGCTGTCCCCGGGGACACGCTTCCTTTCTGGGGAGCGTGTCCCGCGATGCCGCGCTGAAGGACCCTGGGCGTTAGGCTCTCCCGTGACAGGAGGCCGCCATGTGGGACCCGGCGCAGTACTCACGCTTTCGCGACGAGCGGAAGCGTCCCTTCTTCGATTTGCTGTCGCGGGTGGACGCGGCGTCGCCCTCCCAGGTCGCGGACCTGGGGTGTGGCACCGGGGACCTCACGCGCGTGTTGGCCGAGCGCTGGCCGTCCGCCCAGGTGTTCGGTGTGGATGCGTCCTCGGAGATGATTGAGGCGGCCCGTCGCGGTGCGTCCGTGGGCTCGGTGCGCTTCGGGGTGGCGGACCTCGCGGACTGGGAGCCTCCCGCGCCGCTGGACGTGCTCGTGTCCAATGCGGCGCTGCATTGGCTGCCGGACCACGAGGTGCTGCTCGGGCGGTTGGTGGCGAAGCTGGCGCCCGGCGGGGTGCTGGCCTTCCAGGTGCCGGCCAACTTCGAGGCGCCTTCGCACCGGCGAGTCGACGAGGTGCGGGCCTTGCCGCGCTTCGCTTCTGTCCTGGCGCCCGTGCGGCGCTCGTCGGTGGAGTCCCTGCCTGTGTACGCGTCCTGGCTGTTCGCCCTGGGGCTGACAGTGGAGGCCTGGGAGACGACGTACCTGCACGTGCTCCCGGGTGAGGACGCGGTGCTGGAGTGGCTGCTGGGGACGACGCTGCGGCCCGTGCTCGCGGCGCTCGGGGAGGAGGAGGCGCGCGCCTTCGTGGAGACGCTGCGCCCGTTGCTGCGCGAGTCCTATCCCGCGCAGCCGTATGGGACGCCGTTCCCGTTCACCCGCCGCTTCGTGGTGGCGCGGCGGGTGACGTGAGCCGGTTTACTGGGGCCAGTGGTAGATCTTGCCGTTGTTGCCCGCGATCCAAAGGTCTGCGGGACTGGTGCCAGCGATGTCGTTGAAGATCGCGCCCGAGGCCTCGAAGATGACCTGCCATTGCGTGCCGTCGTAGCGGTAGACGCGGCCGGTCTCGGCGGTGGCGTAGATCGACTTCGCGCCGAAGGCGACAACGGAGGTCAGTGATTCATTGGGCGTATTGGGAAGGGACATCCTGCTCCAGGTGGAGCCATTCCACTGGAATACAGTGCTCGAATTGGTCTGGCGTTCACCTACGGCAAAGGCGAGCTTGTCATTTACCACCCAGACTCCGCGGAAGCGGCCCATATCGGAGATGCTGTTCTCAATAACCTCCGATTGCCACTGCCCATCAGCTGGGGCGAACCGGTAGATGCGCCCTCGGTTACCTCCAGAGTCGTTGCCTCCCACCGCGAACAGCGCGGCACGGGAGCGGCCATGGATGTCGAATAGCGGCCTGACTGTGGTGGTGCCGAAGGACAACGAGTTGGAGCCAGTCCCTCCCGTCCACTTGAATGTCAGCCCCTGGCCCACCGTTCCGGAGTTCTCAGTGACCCCATGAATCTCCAGGACTCCTTCGTGCCGAACTCCGACGAGCCCACGCGCCCATCGGCCCATGGAATGGGTCTCGGTGCAGGAATTCTGCGACCTATCCAGGAAGGAAAGGCTGCCCCCCGACGAGCCGAGGTAGAGGCGGCCCTGGTTGGCCATGTCCGTCCAGACGGCGTTCCAGCCCCTGTTGATGTCGCCGCAGTTGGTCGAATCGGTCTGGAATGTGGTCGAGCTCGGCGTGAGTATCGCGACGCCTCCCTGATTGCCCACCGCGGTCACATCACCTGGGACCTCTGTGAAGATGGAGCGCCACTGTTGGTCGGTCGCGCCCACGTTGCGTGACACCCAGTTGGCACCGCCGCTCGGACAGACCTCGGGGCCTTCGGGATTCCCGTCGCAGTTGTTGTCCAGGCCGTCGCACAGCTCCGTCGCGCCAGGGTAGGTGAACGGGTTGCCGTCGTTGCAGTCACCACCAACCTCGACGTAGCCCGCGCCAGGCGAGACACAGGACGTCACGGCCGTGCCATCACCGAAGGTGTCTCCGTCACCGTCCAGGAACCAGTCCTTGGGCGTCGTCGTGGCCTGGCAGGTGGTGGCGATGCCCGAGGCGTCGCAGACGTAGACGCCGGCGCACTGGGCGGCTGCGGTGCACGCCGTGCCGAGGTCGGTGAACGTCTCGTCAATCTCGTCGTTGCAGTTGTCGTCGACGCCGTTGCAGCGCTCCGTCGCTCCTGGCCGGATGCTGGCGTTGTTGTCGTTGCAGTCGTCCGCGGGACCCGTGACATAGCCCTGCGGGATACCGGCGCAGAAGGCGACGGGAGCGGCGTTCCGGTCGCCGTGTCCGTCCTGGTCCACGTCAGGGTAGGCATACGCGGCCAGCGGCATGTTGCAGAGGACCTCGCCGTTCCCACCGCACGCACGGACGCCCTCGCAGCCTTCGCCCTCCGTGCAGCTCTGGCCCAGGCGCAGCTCCACCGTGTCCGTCTGTCCGTTGCAGTTGTCGTCGACGTCGTTGCAGAGCTCCGTTGCGCCCGGGTTGATGCTCGCGTTGTTGTCGTCGCAGTCCGTGCCGCCCGTGAGCACGGAGACGTACCCGTCGCCGTCCGCATCCGTCGCCTGGAGGGACAGGGCCACCAGGACGGGGGTTCCTGGCGTCAGCGTCACGGACGTGGACCGCGTCACCACGGGGCTCGCGGCCTCACAGGTCTGCTCGAAGGCGCG
This genomic stretch from Myxococcus virescens harbors:
- a CDS encoding YsnF/AvaK domain-containing protein, whose product is MRTDVREGMRVFTADGARLGTVVGCGGETFAIEGGLLRLKSFTARYGDVVDVRGEDVHLGLTRDEVSPEHDSPAQARSGHPESVLSAGFATPGEVVVPLAREEAHPHVVVREAGQVRIHKVVRTEVRHFSVPVRREELVVERVSEQTVDAEGPPAPEAVASARPVLEGLVPFEAGTFVIPLHEERVEVTRSVHVWQEVAVSRYTDEVLRQVHATVRKETAEVEERGEVLHDGPLDGLHS
- a CDS encoding ABC transporter substrate-binding protein codes for the protein MRRLAPMLLAALAVMVAACEKKTQPAPSGEGGTQAAQGQGAAPGGAPVDANTILLGQVGSLTGGQATFGISTRNGIELALKEANAAGGVKGKKLSIRVYDNQSKPEEAAQAATRLITQDKVVLILGDVASSNSLAMAEKAQAAGVPMITPSSTNPTVTDKGDYIFRVCFIDPFQGFVMAKFARENLKLNTVAVLQDNKSAYSIGLADVFRRKFTEMGGKVTAVESYSQGDTDYRAQLTAIRKSQPEGIYVPGYYSEVGIIARQAREVGLKVPLMGGDGWDSEKLFELGGSAIEGSYFSNHYSPDNPDPRVQKFIADYKAAYGAVPDALAALGYDSARVAVDALERAKDLSGPSVRDAIAQTKDFPGVAGTVTLDAQRNAVKSAVVLKVEDGKTQYVTTINP
- a CDS encoding branched-chain amino acid ABC transporter permease, giving the protein MAQLLQHLINGLAAGTIYALVALGYTMVYGVLKLINFAHGDVMMVGVYMGYATAFALGRDMRSSLLGVAVVFAVAMLGCALLGFLIERFAYRPLREKPRLTALITAIGISFALSYGFQLDLGFLPGAAPRAFPEVIEPVEWLVIGDRDVVVWNWQVISFGIAVALMVGLQYLVFRTRFGRAMRAVSWDHRVAALMGIPTDRVIALTFMLSSALAAGAGLLYAIKDTSVSPLMGLYVGLKAFVAAVIGGIGHVPGAVVGGLVLGLVEEFVVGYAASTWRDAVAFGFLILVLLVKPGGLFGRVAAEKV
- a CDS encoding branched-chain amino acid ABC transporter permease, with the translated sequence METPAIPAPEARSAVPASLRGLLPVLLALPVLALFQWLMSDAPFASYLLSVVGVNIILAVSLNIVNGMTGQFSIGHAGFMAVGAYISGVLSLNLKDVALSFLPVAVSDQVFFVASLLVGGLAAALCGFLVGLPSLRLRGDYLAIVTLGFGEIIRVVVQNTDAFGRALGLSGIPQTSSPAMVYFFVFLTVLVARRITGSSHGRSLWAIREDEVAAEAMGVDTTGYKVRAFVISSFFAGIAGALFAHFVPIINPGSFTFVKSMEIVVMVVLGGLGSTTGAIVAATFLTLLPEGMRSLFTLLGAEGSLAQKVDQIRMPVYGLLLVALMLARPQGLFGTKEIWDVLPRWIPRKRRGLA
- a CDS encoding ABC transporter ATP-binding protein, encoding MSAAVQETKAEAGAPLLQADGVSIQFGGLKALTDFNLSVRQGDLQGLIGPNGAGKSTAFNVLTGVYQPTQGEVRVGGQRVNGWLPHQINHLGLARTFQNIRLFRALTALDNVKVACRAQGALHPEGVGLGAKMKGAFINYRDWWRALLLTPRFQQEERELTQQAEHLLEVMGLSHRRDEEARNLPYGEQRRLEIARALGTQPKVLLLDEPAAGMNTREKADLMVLIRKLRDDFKLGVLVIEHDMKLVMGICECITVLDHGETIARGAPAQVRSDRKVIEAYLGDSYLESQGGAA
- a CDS encoding ABC transporter ATP-binding protein; translated protein: MSDAQVKTLGERQAFPPLLSVDGIKVHYGAIQALKGVSLTVGKGEVVALIGANGAGKTSTLRAVSGMLKPSAGRIQFNGHDTTAMKAHQLVPRGMAHAPEGRGVFPNMSVQENLELGAYLRTDTSGIQQDLEKSFTLFPVLKERRKQMAGTLSGGEQQMLAIARALLSKPQLLLLDEPSLGLAPQVTEAIFRTLREVNATGVSVLLVEQNAHLALNAAHYGYVLETGEVVMAGPGKALLESAEVRRAYLGE
- a CDS encoding methyltransferase domain-containing protein; amino-acid sequence: MWDPAQYSRFRDERKRPFFDLLSRVDAASPSQVADLGCGTGDLTRVLAERWPSAQVFGVDASSEMIEAARRGASVGSVRFGVADLADWEPPAPLDVLVSNAALHWLPDHEVLLGRLVAKLAPGGVLAFQVPANFEAPSHRRVDEVRALPRFASVLAPVRRSSVESLPVYASWLFALGLTVEAWETTYLHVLPGEDAVLEWLLGTTLRPVLAALGEEEARAFVETLRPLLRESYPAQPYGTPFPFTRRFVVARRVT
- a CDS encoding putative metal-binding motif-containing protein, producing MRRVLVLLPLLALAGCKKDESPGAAKVTVDYSGFVPGCVQVNARDEGSGKELSTTVAGKGDRSGGSLTVAVIAPGGWGSTIQVEARAFEQTCEAASPVVTRSTSVTLTPGTPVLVALSLQATDADGDGYVSVLTGGTDCDDNNASINPGATELCNDVDDNCNGQTDTVELRLGQSCTEGEGCEGVRACGGNGEVLCNMPLAAYAYPDVDQDGHGDRNAAPVAFCAGIPQGYVTGPADDCNDNNASIRPGATERCNGVDDNCNDEIDETFTDLGTACTAAAQCAGVYVCDASGIATTCQATTTPKDWFLDGDGDTFGDGTAVTSCVSPGAGYVEVGGDCNDGNPFTYPGATELCDGLDNNCDGNPEGPEVCPSGGANWVSRNVGATDQQWRSIFTEVPGDVTAVGNQGGVAILTPSSTTFQTDSTNCGDINRGWNAVWTDMANQGRLYLGSSGGSLSFLDRSQNSCTETHSMGRWARGLVGVRHEGVLEIHGVTENSGTVGQGLTFKWTGGTGSNSLSFGTTTVRPLFDIHGRSRAALFAVGGNDSGGNRGRIYRFAPADGQWQSEVIENSISDMGRFRGVWVVNDKLAFAVGERQTNSSTVFQWNGSTWSRMSLPNTPNESLTSVVAFGAKSIYATAETGRVYRYDGTQWQVIFEASGAIFNDIAGTSPADLWIAGNNGKIYHWPQ